One window of the Thunnus albacares chromosome 3, fThuAlb1.1, whole genome shotgun sequence genome contains the following:
- the LOC122978937 gene encoding complement C3-like, translating into MCRTPLWLLASLAFASLSSLADGAPLQVMAAPNLLRVGTAENIFVGCQDCTGDDIRVEIKVMTFPTKSDLTTTSVTLNETNGFQSFGQITIPVGTFSKDPNMKQYVYLQAQFPDHLLEKIVLVSFQSGYIFIQTDKTLYTPNSEVHYRMFAVTPRMEPVERDDATQSPPSIDIEIVTPDGVIMPLHSFSLKSGIHSGHYKLGEIVSPGLWKVVTRFHGNPQQSFSTKFEVKEYVLPSFEVKLTVPESFDPFFYVDSEAFTVDIKATYLFGEKVDGTAYVVFGVVQGDQKNSFPSSLQRVPVKEGHAKVTLKKEHITQTFPDINALVGKSIYVAVSVLTESGSEMVEAELRGIQIVTSPYTIHFKKTPKYFKPGMPFDVMVEVLNPDETPARGVDVMVDQGQVQGNTASKGLTAPNGMAKLFVNTAEGDENLQITIKTNNPRILSERQASATMVALPYSTTNNNYIHIGVDTAEVELGENIKINFILSKHQNHDKDITYLILSRGQLVRHGHHRSKGHTVFSWSFPITKEMLPSFRIIAFYHTDDNEVVSDSVWVDVKDTCMGSLKLESDSTFFEPRRTFGLKVTGDPGAVVGLVAVDKGVYVLNNKHRLTQKKVWDQVEKYDTGCTPGGGKDSMSVFYDAGLLFESSSASGTPYRQELKCPAPSRRRRATTITDVTTSLVKLYKEELQRDCCLDGMRDTPLSYTCEVRSEYITDGTACVEAFIHCCKELERQRAEMKHDSLILARSEEDDSYMDSNEIVTRTNFPESWLFIEIDLPACPSHTPDCGTTVYERNIPLKDSITTWEFTGISLSRTHGICVGDPLEVIVRKDFFIDLRLPYSAVRGEQIEVKAILHNYSRDRLRVRVDLIEAEHVCSSASKRGKYRQEVEVWPKTTRSVPFIIIPMKAGEYPIEVKAAVKDVYVSDGIMKPLRVVPEGVLVKSKESITLDPKGGEQKETIKSYIPQKDMVPDTPTSTQISVTGREQVSELVESAISGTSMGSLIYQPAGCGEQNMAHMTLPVIATTYLDKTNQWETIGLQKRGEALQHIKAGYQNELNYRKEDGSFAIFPHSKSSTWLTAYVAKVFAMASSLVAVEKDDVCGAVKFLILNAQQPDGLFTEVGKVYDAKMIGDVRGTDSDASMTAFCLIAMQESRTLCSDMVNSLPGSIDKAVAYLEKRLPSLTNPYAVAMTSYALANERKLNRQILHSFVSPDLSHWPVSKGREYTLEATAYALLALVKAEAFEDARPVVRWFNKQQRVGGGYGSTQATIIVYQAITEYWANAQEPQYNLQVNILVPGKSKPDKFNFNRENHYATRTSKFNGINQNVEVTAKGTGEATLKMVSLYYALPKEKESDCQQFNLSVQLLPEKMEDDEKIYKLIIKVFFKDKERDAKMSILDIGLLTGFTVNTKDLDSLSKGHARTIAKYEMNTVLSERGSLIIYLDKVSHERVEEIAFRIHQKLKVGVLQPAAVSVYEYYGPGKRCMKFYHPQRTAGKLLRLCKNTECTCAEENCSMQKKEGITNHQRTAKLCETTPTSTIDFGYKVRVENSEYVGSTDIYTMRILEVIKEGSSDVGPEGKLRAFLSYPHCREALDLEPNKTFLIMGTSKDIFYDDQEKSYQYVLGERTWIEYWPTSAECQTAGYRQTCLGIEEMIGIFEDYGCQQK; encoded by the exons ATGTGTAGAACTCCACTGTGGCTGCTGGCCTCTCTGGCCTTTGCCTCCCTGTCTTCTCTGGCTGATGGAGCTCCATT ACAAGTGATGGCTGCCCCCAACTTGTTGCGGGTAGGAACagcagaaaacatctttgtgGGGTGTCAAGATTGCACCGGAGATGACATCAGGGTCGAAATCAAAGTGATGACCTTTCCAACCAAAAGCGATCTGACAACCACATCTGTGACCCTTAATGAAACAAATGGCTTCCAGAGTTTCGGACAAATTACg ATCCCTGTTGGGACCTTCAGTAAGGATCCTAACATGAAGCAGTATGTGTACCTGCAAGCTCAATTCCCTGACCATCTGCTGGAGAAAATCGTCTTAGTCTCCTTCCAGTCTGGCTACATCTTCATCCAGACCGACAAGACCCTCTACACCCCCAACAGCGAAG ttcATTACAGGATGTTTGCAGTGACACCCCGTATGGAGCCAGTAGAGAGAGATGACGCAACTCAATCTCCTCCCTCTATTGATATTGAGATTGTG aCCCCTGACGGCGTCATTATGCcacttcattcattctctcTGAAATCAGGCATCCACTCTGGACATTACAAACTGGGTGAAATTGTCAg tcctgGACTGTGGAAAGTGGTTACCAGGTTCCACGGCAATCCACAACAGAGCTTCTCTACAAAGTTTGAAGTCAAAGAATACG TGCTGCCCAGTTTTGAGGTTAAACTGACGGTTCCGGAATCCTTTGACCCCTTCTTCTATGTGGACAGCGAAGCCTTCACTGTCGACATTAAAGCTAC GTATCTGTTTGGTGAAAAGGTGGATGGGACAGCCTACGTGGTGTTTGGGGTTGTGCAGGGTGATCAAAAGAACAGCTTTCCCAGCTCTCTTCAGAGAGTGCCG GTCAAGGAAGGTCATGCAAAGGTCACATTGAAGAAAGAGCACATCACACAGACGTTCCCAGACATCAATGCACTGGTGGGGAAGTCCATATATGTAGCTGTCAGCGTGCTGACAGAGAGTG GTAGTGAAATGGTAGAGGCAGAGTTGAGAGGCATCCAGATTGTCACATCACCTTACACCATCCACTTCAAGAAAACACCCAAATATTTCAAACCAGGAATGCCCTTTGATGTTATG GTTGAAGTTCTGAATCCTGATGAGACTCCAGCACGAGGTGTTGATGTGATGGTCGACCAAGGCCAGGTGCAAGGCAACACTGCATCCAAAGGCCTCACTGCACCCAATGGCATGGCTAAGCTTTTTGTCAATACAGCGGAAGGGGATGAGAATCTGCAGATCACA ATAAAGACCAACAATCCTCGTATTTTATCTGAAAGGCAAGCATCAGCCACCATGGTAGCTCTCCCATATAGTACCACAAACAATAACTACATCCACATAG GGGTGGATACAGCTGAGGTGGAATTAggggaaaacataaaaatcaactTCATCCTCAGCAAGCACCAAAACCATGATAAGGACATCACATACCTG ATCCTGAGCAGAGGTCAGCTGGTGAGACATGGCCATCACAGGTCAAAAGGACACACAGTGTTTTCCTGGTCATTTCCCATCACCAAAGAGATGCTGCCATCATTCCGCATCATAGCCTTCTACCATACAGATGACAATGAAGTGGTATCAGACTCTGTTTGGGTGGATGTCAAGGACACCTGCATGGGCTCG ctgaagctggaatcagattCAACCTTCTTTGAGCCTCGCAGGACGTTTGGTCTTAAGGTCACAGGAGACCCAGGGGCCGTAGTGGGACTGGTGGCAGTTGACAAAGGCGTCTACGTCCTAAACAACAAGCACCGCCTCACCCAGAAAAAG GTGTGGGACCAAGTAGAGAAGTACGACACAGGCTGCACACCAGGTGGAGGGAAGGACAGCATGAGTGTGTTCTACGATGCTGGGCTGTTATTTGAGTCCAGCTCCGCTTCTGGGACCCCCTACAGACAAG AATTGAAATGTCCGGCCCCCAGCAGGAGGAGACGAGCCACTACTATAACGGATGTCACGACCAGCTTAG TGAAGCTATATAAAGAAGAACTGCAACGTGACTGTTGTTTGGATGGCATGAGGGACACCCCCCTCTCATACACCTGTGAGGTGCGCAGCGAGTACATCACTGACGGTACAGCCTGTGTCGAGGCCTTCATACACTGCTGCAAGGAGCTGGAAAGACAGCGAGCTGAGATGAAGCATGACAGCCTCATATTGGCTCGCA GTGAGGAAGATGACAGTTACATGGACAGTAATGAGATTGTTACACGCACCAATTTCCCTGAAAGTTGGCTGTTTATAGAAATCGATCTGCCTGCTTGCCCTTCACATACACCTGATTG CGGCACAACAGTCTATGAGAGAAATATCCCTTTGAAAGACTCAATCACAACCTGGGAATTCACTGGCATTAGTCTGTCAAGAACTCACG GAATCTGTGTTGGCGATCCGTTAGAGGTAATTGTCCGGAAGGATTTCTTCATTGATCTCAGGCTGCCTTACTCTGCTGTCCGTGGAGAGCAGATAGAAGTTAAGGCAATTCTCCACAACTACAGCCGAGACCGTCTCAGA GTGCGTGTGGATCTGATTGAAGCAGAGCATGTGTGCAGTTCAGCCTCTAAGCGTGGAAAGTATCGTCAGGAGGTTGAAGTTTGGCCCAAAACAACACGATCTGTACCTTTTATCATTATTCCCATGAAAGCAGGAGAATACCCAATTGAAGTCAAAGCAGCTGTTAAAGACGTATATGTCAGTGATGGAATCATGAAACCACTGCGGGTGGTG cctgAAGGCGTACTGGTTAAATCTAAAGAAAGCATAACTCTGGACCCTAAAG GTGGTGAACAAAAAGAAACTATCAAGAGCTATATACCTCAGAAGGATATGGTTCCAGACACACCTACTAGCACACAGATCTCTGTGACAG ggaGAGAGCAAGTAAGTGAACTGGTGGAGAGCGCCATTAGTGGGACGTCAATGGGTAGTCTGATCTACCAGCCCGCAGGCTGTGGAGAGCAGAACATGGCCCACATGACCCTGCCTGTCATTGCAACCACATATTTGGATAAAACCAACCAGTGGGAAACCATTGGCCTTCAGAAACGTGGCGAAGCTCTGCAACACATCAAAGCCG GCTACCAGAACGAGCTGAATTACCGTAAGGAGGATGGTTCTTTTGCTATTTTCCCCCATAGTAAAAGTAGCACGTG GCTGACAGCATATGTTGCCAAAGTTTTTGCCATGGCCAGCAGTCTGGTGGCAGTGGAAAAAGATGATGTCTGTGGCGCTGTCAAGTTTCTAATTCTCAATGCACAACAACCTGATGGCCTGTTTACAGAAGTTGGAAAAGTGTACGATGCAAAGATGATT ggtgATGTGCGTGGCACAGATTCAGATGCCTCCATGACGGCCTTCTGCCTCATTGCTATGCAGGAGTCACGCACACTATGTTCTGACATGGTTAAT AGTCTGCCAGGCAGTATAGACAAAGCTGTTGCCTACCTGGAAAAGCGTCTGCCTAGCCTCACCAACCCATATGCTGTTGCCATGACATCATATGCCCTGGCCAATGAACGCAAACTGAACCGGCAGATCCTCCACTCCTTTGTTTCTCCAG ATTTATCCCACTGGCCTGTATCCAAGGGACGTGAGTACACCCTAGAAGCCACAGCTTATGCCCTTCTGGCTTTGGTCAAGGCCGAG GCCTTTGAGGATGCCAGACCTGTTGTGAGATGGttcaacaaacagcagagagtGGGTGGAGGCTATGGATCAACTCAG GCTACCATAATAGTGTATCAGGCCATAACTGAGTACTGGGCAAATGCACAAGAACCACAGTATAATCTGCAAGTCAACATCCTAGTGCCAGGCAAGTCAAAGCCTGACAAGTTCAACTTCAACAGGGAGAACCACTATGCCACCAGAACATCTaaa TTCAATGGTATAAACCAAAATGTGGAAGTGACTGCCAAGGGCACCGGAGAAGCAACGCTGAAA ATGGTGTCACTGTATTACGCTCTGCCTAAAGAAAAGGAGAGTGACTGTCAACAGTTTAACCTGTCTGTGCAGCTCCTCCCAG agaaaatggaagatgaTGAGAAGATATACAAGCTGATAATAAAAGTTTT CTTTAAGGACAAGGAGCGTGATGCAAAAATGTCAATCTTGGATATTGGCTTGCTAACTGGCTTCACCGTTAACACAAAAGACCTCGATTCA ttgtcCAAAGGACATGCCCGCACTATTGCAAAATATGAGATGAACACGGTCCTGTCAGAAAGAGGCTCACTCATCATCTACCTAGACAAG GTTTCTCATGAACGTGTAGAGGAGATTGCTTTTAGGATTCATCAGAAGCTGAAAGTGGGCGTCTTACAACCAGCTGCTGTGTCTGTCTATGAATACTATGGAC CAGGGAAACGTTGTATGAAATTCTACCATCCACAGAGGACAGCTGGCAAGCTTTTGAGGCTCTGCAAAAATACTGAATGCACATGTGCTGAAG AGAACTGCAGTATGCAGAAGAAAGAAGGAATCACCAACCATCAGCGCACAGCTAAGTTATGTGAGACTACACCGACCAGCACAATTGATTTTG